A DNA window from Streptomyces bacillaris contains the following coding sequences:
- a CDS encoding STAS domain-containing protein → MDLSLSTRNVSGPGGDRTVVEVGGEIDVYTAPKLREQLVELVNDGSYHLVVDMEGVDFLDSTGLGVLVGGLKRVRAHEGSLRLVCNQERILKIFRITGLTKVFPIHTTVDEAVAATD, encoded by the coding sequence GTGGACCTGTCCCTGTCGACTCGCAATGTGTCCGGGCCTGGTGGCGACCGTACGGTCGTCGAGGTCGGTGGCGAGATTGATGTGTATACCGCGCCCAAGCTGCGCGAGCAGTTGGTCGAGTTGGTGAATGACGGCAGCTACCACCTGGTTGTCGACATGGAAGGTGTCGACTTCCTCGACTCCACCGGCCTCGGCGTGCTCGTGGGCGGCTTGAAGCGTGTCCGGGCCCATGAGGGCTCGCTGCGCCTGGTCTGCAACCAGGAGCGCATTCTCAAGATCTTCCGGATCACGGGTCTGACCAAGGTGTTCCCGATTCACACCACGGTCGACGAGGCTGTCGCCGCCACCGACTGA